A genomic region of Enterococcus sp. 12C11_DIV0727 contains the following coding sequences:
- a CDS encoding FtsK/SpoIIIE domain-containing protein has product MSNVSGQEKFLQLNCRLIENQTVQNIEKLKPDIEALFRCRVIIKEHADRGIFTLVVLLNEELSSYEMSIDALNKYNAVGEFFIGESLMGALSAKWNFQTNFFWVAGMSGAGKSVKIKNILAQLAQISQYDLGFDYTTMFLTSSSKIADFIEFEKAGAFIASGINSQLKVFEYVLKELERRERLFYELQVENIKEYNEKHLHAPLKQIVLLADEYENTRNGLDKKQSDYAERLLLNILNIGRSSGCVVIIGTQSALKGAVGIVADKLTVKFSGYNESNVLRKLSPAIASYYQTLKKEPQGVFSIIHLI; this is encoded by the coding sequence GTGAGTAATGTTTCGGGGCAAGAGAAATTCCTTCAATTAAATTGCCGACTTATAGAAAATCAGACGGTTCAAAACATTGAAAAATTGAAGCCAGATATTGAAGCTCTATTTAGGTGCCGAGTGATTATTAAAGAACATGCCGACAGAGGTATTTTTACTTTAGTAGTTTTATTAAATGAAGAGCTATCTTCTTATGAAATGAGTATTGATGCACTGAATAAGTATAATGCAGTTGGGGAGTTTTTTATTGGGGAAAGTTTAATGGGAGCACTGTCTGCTAAATGGAATTTTCAAACGAATTTCTTTTGGGTAGCAGGGATGAGTGGAGCAGGGAAAAGTGTTAAAATTAAGAATATTTTAGCTCAGTTAGCTCAAATTTCGCAATACGATTTGGGTTTTGACTATACAACTATGTTTTTGACGTCTAGTTCTAAAATTGCTGATTTTATAGAATTTGAGAAAGCAGGAGCTTTTATTGCTTCTGGAATTAACTCTCAGTTGAAGGTCTTTGAATACGTCTTAAAAGAGCTTGAAAGACGTGAAAGGTTGTTTTATGAGCTTCAAGTTGAAAACATTAAAGAATATAACGAGAAGCATTTACATGCTCCACTAAAACAAATAGTTTTATTAGCGGATGAATATGAAAATACTCGAAATGGGTTAGATAAAAAGCAAAGTGATTATGCAGAAAGATTGCTTTTGAACATTTTAAATATAGGGAGATCTTCTGGTTGTGTGGTAATTATTGGTACACAAAGTGCTTTAAAAGGAGCCGTTGGAATTGTTGCAGATAAGTTGACGGTTAAGTTTAGTGGTTATAATGAAAGTAACGTTCTTAGAAAACTTTCACCTGCAATTGCTTCTTACTACCAGACACTTAAAAAAGAGCCGCAAGGAGTTTTTTCTATAATTCACTTAATTTGA
- a CDS encoding cysteine desulfurase: protein MINADKIRQQFPILFQEVNDEPLVYLDNAATTQKPKAVLDRLTYYYEHDNANVHRGVHTLAERATKDYEAAREKVRAFINAKETAEALFTRGTTTSLNWVAKSYGDLAVQAGDEIVISYMEHHSNIIPWQQLAERKGATLKYIDITADGFLDMESAKQQITDKTKIVSIAHVSNVLGVINPVKELAELAHSHGAVLVVDGAQAVPHMSVDVQAINADFYAFSGHKMCAPTGIGVLYGKRELLEKMEPIEFGGEMIDFVNLYDSTWKELPWKFEAGTPNIGGAIALGAAIDFLNEIGLDNIHQHEAELVEYVLPKLLAIDGLTVYGPQDPAHHTGVIAFNLDGLHPHDTATALDMEGVAVRAGHHCAQPLLKYLDVAATARASFYLYNTKADADRLIEAILATKEFFQHGSL from the coding sequence ATGATAAACGCAGATAAGATTCGGCAACAGTTTCCCATCTTGTTTCAAGAAGTAAATGACGAGCCGCTTGTTTATCTGGATAATGCAGCAACAACTCAAAAACCCAAAGCAGTTTTAGATAGACTGACTTATTATTACGAACATGATAATGCTAATGTCCATCGTGGTGTTCATACTTTAGCTGAACGGGCAACAAAAGATTACGAAGCGGCTCGTGAAAAAGTTAGAGCTTTTATCAATGCCAAAGAAACAGCTGAAGCATTATTCACGCGAGGCACAACGACTAGCTTGAACTGGGTCGCAAAAAGCTATGGTGATCTAGCAGTACAAGCTGGTGATGAAATCGTGATCTCTTATATGGAACACCATTCAAACATCATTCCGTGGCAGCAATTAGCCGAACGTAAAGGGGCAACGTTGAAATACATTGATATTACAGCAGATGGCTTTTTAGATATGGAAAGCGCGAAACAACAAATCACGGACAAAACCAAGATTGTTTCTATCGCTCATGTCTCTAACGTCTTAGGTGTGATCAATCCAGTCAAAGAACTAGCTGAATTGGCGCATAGTCATGGTGCTGTCTTAGTTGTCGATGGTGCGCAAGCTGTTCCTCATATGTCGGTGGATGTTCAAGCCATCAATGCGGACTTTTATGCTTTTAGCGGACATAAAATGTGCGCCCCAACTGGAATTGGTGTATTATATGGAAAACGCGAATTGCTGGAGAAAATGGAGCCCATCGAATTCGGCGGAGAAATGATCGATTTTGTGAATTTGTATGATAGTACATGGAAAGAATTGCCATGGAAGTTCGAAGCAGGAACGCCAAATATTGGCGGTGCGATCGCTTTGGGTGCCGCAATCGATTTTCTCAATGAGATCGGTTTAGACAATATCCATCAACATGAAGCAGAATTAGTAGAGTATGTATTGCCAAAATTGTTAGCGATCGATGGTCTAACAGTTTATGGCCCACAAGATCCTGCTCATCATACGGGTGTGATTGCGTTTAATTTAGATGGACTGCATCCTCATGATACAGCGACGGCTTTAGATATGGAGGGTGTGGCAGTTCGGGCAGGACATCATTGTGCCCAGCCATTACTGAAATATTTAGACGTAGCAGCAACAGCTAGAGCAAGCTTTTATCTCTATAATACAAAAGCAGATGCGGATCGATTGATCGAAGCAATTTTAGCGACAAAGGAGTTTTTCCAACATGGCTCTCTCTAA
- a CDS encoding helix-turn-helix domain-containing protein has protein sequence MSVQHQFNGQRLKEARMYRGMTLEELKEKIGVSKQMISKYEQNISAPTPEILFSLLQALRFPKEFFYSSNKQNFAYGNSYFRSLLSTSKKDKQYQLSRVENIVSLRSFLEETVEFPEFELPDLSDIESLEEKAGLLRNLWNLGEAPIENAVELLESKGFVISDLTFSSEKIDAFSQRVTMEFQNGVKNYYVIVLGSNKKSFYRRQFDVIHELAHFIQHEDIDNIEDENNDVYKKIEREADSLAGYFLLPKKAFSIDVSKDPLNLNHYRELKVKWKVSIASMIYRAKQLEIITQDEFVRLYKNLSKRGWRKVEPLDEIMPIAMPEAFEEALELLFEEKIYTPKSFVEEYSNISGKYLTYQEIEELLCLDDGFFSKYQQSNTKIVTLKRSYVDPI, from the coding sequence GTGTCAGTACAACACCAATTTAATGGTCAAAGATTGAAAGAAGCAAGAATGTATAGAGGGATGACTCTAGAGGAACTTAAAGAGAAAATTGGTGTATCAAAACAGATGATTTCAAAATATGAACAGAACATTTCTGCACCAACTCCTGAAATATTATTTTCTTTACTGCAAGCATTGAGATTCCCAAAAGAATTTTTTTATTCTTCGAATAAACAGAACTTTGCATATGGAAATTCGTATTTCCGATCACTTTTAAGTACTTCAAAAAAGGATAAACAATATCAATTGTCGAGAGTTGAAAATATTGTTAGTCTTAGGAGCTTTTTAGAGGAAACAGTAGAATTTCCAGAATTTGAGTTACCTGATTTGAGTGATATAGAGAGTTTGGAAGAAAAAGCTGGCTTGTTGAGAAATCTATGGAATTTAGGAGAAGCTCCTATTGAAAATGCCGTAGAACTTTTGGAAAGTAAAGGATTTGTAATTTCAGATTTAACGTTTTCGAGTGAAAAGATAGATGCTTTTAGCCAAAGAGTCACAATGGAATTTCAAAATGGAGTAAAGAATTATTATGTTATTGTTTTAGGTAGTAATAAAAAGTCTTTTTACAGAAGGCAATTTGATGTCATACACGAATTGGCGCATTTCATTCAACATGAAGACATTGATAATATTGAAGATGAAAACAATGATGTATATAAAAAAATAGAAAGAGAAGCGGACTCGTTAGCAGGGTACTTTCTACTTCCTAAAAAAGCGTTTAGTATTGACGTCTCTAAGGATCCTTTAAACTTAAACCATTATAGAGAATTGAAGGTGAAATGGAAAGTATCTATTGCATCAATGATTTATAGGGCAAAGCAGCTAGAAATAATAACACAAGATGAGTTTGTGAGACTTTATAAGAATTTGAGTAAAAGAGGATGGAGAAAAGTAGAACCTTTGGATGAAATTATGCCGATAGCCATGCCAGAGGCTTTTGAAGAGGCGTTAGAGTTATTGTTTGAAGAAAAAATATATACTCCCAAATCATTTGTTGAAGAATATTCGAATATTTCCGGTAAATATTTAACATATCAAGAAATTGAAGAACTGCTTTGCTTGGATGATGGATTCTTTTCAAAGTATCAGCAAAGTAACACAAAAATTGTAACCCTTAAAAGAAGCTATGTAGATCCTATTTAA
- a CDS encoding DUF5986 family protein: MEENLKVAIVEQIYPGYENELKEIVNKYNIEYKSRNLNFGKLKRADNLKKIIDTQLAERFQFIDKRSVIFIDKMEKVMYAFMSEDNKNQIMRKFHKERGLTYLTSVILLKNPSPEEEHDKYGQLFDPTEYTIDRFGSDLYGEASEKANKILEQFGEYIEKACIITRDNSIGDTPKITMYELSDGCEILYSEDWSKFIPSDYIIAASDSEIEGNGRAELKNRKNKHVKLKGRKRKAE, encoded by the coding sequence TTGGAAGAGAATTTGAAGGTTGCTATTGTTGAACAAATTTATCCTGGCTATGAAAACGAGTTAAAGGAGATTGTTAATAAATATAATATAGAATATAAGAGCCGAAACTTAAATTTCGGTAAGTTAAAGAGAGCAGATAATTTGAAAAAAATTATTGACACTCAATTAGCTGAAAGATTTCAATTCATTGATAAACGTTCGGTTATTTTCATTGATAAGATGGAAAAGGTTATGTATGCATTTATGTCTGAAGATAACAAAAATCAGATAATGAGAAAGTTTCATAAGGAAAGAGGATTGACATATCTCACAAGTGTAATATTGTTAAAGAATCCATCACCAGAAGAAGAGCATGATAAATATGGACAACTCTTTGATCCGACTGAATATACTATCGATCGATTTGGTTCAGATCTTTATGGGGAAGCTTCAGAAAAAGCAAATAAAATATTAGAGCAGTTTGGTGAATATATAGAGAAAGCTTGTATAATTACAAGAGATAACTCTATTGGAGATACTCCCAAAATTACTATGTATGAATTATCTGACGGGTGTGAAATATTATATAGTGAAGATTGGAGTAAATTTATTCCATCAGATTACATTATAGCTGCTAGTGATTCAGAAATAGAAGGTAACGGAAGAGCTGAATTAAAAAATAGAAAAAACAAGCATGTTAAACTTAAAGGTAGAAAAAGAAAAGCTGAATAG
- the sufD gene encoding Fe-S cluster assembly protein SufD has product MKDITTANYLDDIKAFSARNEEPSWMTDLRAAALEKAEHLELPKIERVKFHRWPLFNVNTDEYTPQAMNIPSFDAMKDNPVIVQQGSITAFEQLSAKLADQGVIFTDLFTAMQEHGDLVKEYYMTKAVEMDEDKLTAFHTAFMNSGVFLYVPKNVVIEEPIESIFIQDSDSEQPFFKHVLIIADEHSEFSYLERFQTIGERKAKVSANIVVEVIAKAGSKVKYSAVDQLGENLTTYMNRRGHIMRDASVDWAIGVMNDGDVVADFDSDLVGEGSHSEVKVVAISAGKQTQGIDTRVTNKASHSVGHILQHGVIRERGTLTFNGIGHILKGAKGADAQQESRVLMLSDKARGDANPILLIDENEVTAGHAASVGRVDPEEMYYLMSRGLRKEEAERLVIRGFLGSVITAIPVKEVQKEFVDVIEGKLNA; this is encoded by the coding sequence ATGAAAGATATCACAACAGCAAATTATCTTGACGACATCAAAGCTTTTTCAGCACGTAACGAAGAACCCTCATGGATGACGGACTTGCGCGCAGCGGCTTTAGAAAAAGCTGAACACTTAGAATTACCAAAGATCGAACGGGTGAAATTTCACCGTTGGCCTTTGTTTAATGTAAATACAGACGAATATACACCACAAGCGATGAATATCCCTAGCTTTGATGCAATGAAAGACAATCCAGTCATCGTGCAGCAAGGATCGATCACAGCATTTGAACAACTTTCAGCAAAATTAGCTGACCAAGGCGTGATCTTCACTGATCTGTTCACTGCGATGCAGGAACATGGTGATCTAGTCAAAGAATACTATATGACAAAAGCTGTGGAGATGGACGAAGACAAGCTAACGGCTTTCCATACAGCGTTCATGAACAGTGGTGTATTTTTATATGTACCTAAAAATGTAGTGATCGAAGAACCGATCGAATCGATCTTTATCCAAGATTCAGATAGTGAACAGCCCTTCTTCAAACATGTTTTGATCATTGCAGATGAGCATAGTGAATTCAGTTATTTAGAACGATTCCAAACGATCGGCGAACGTAAAGCAAAAGTTTCGGCAAACATCGTTGTTGAAGTCATCGCTAAAGCAGGCTCAAAAGTGAAGTATTCAGCAGTCGATCAATTAGGTGAAAACCTTACGACTTATATGAACCGCCGTGGTCATATCATGCGCGATGCCTCAGTTGACTGGGCGATCGGTGTTATGAATGATGGCGATGTGGTTGCTGATTTTGATTCTGACTTAGTTGGCGAAGGCTCTCATTCAGAAGTCAAAGTTGTTGCAATCAGTGCTGGTAAACAAACACAAGGTATCGATACGCGTGTAACCAATAAAGCGTCTCACTCTGTAGGACACATTTTACAACACGGGGTTATCCGTGAACGCGGAACATTAACCTTCAACGGAATTGGTCATATCTTAAAAGGGGCTAAAGGGGCAGATGCGCAACAAGAAAGCCGTGTCTTGATGCTTTCTGATAAAGCGCGCGGTGATGCGAACCCAATCTTATTGATCGATGAAAATGAAGTAACTGCAGGACATGCAGCCAGTGTTGGTCGTGTCGATCCAGAAGAAATGTACTATTTGATGAGTCGTGGTCTGCGCAAAGAAGAAGCAGAACGATTGGTCATTCGTGGTTTCTTAGGCTCAGTGATCACAGCGATCCCGGTCAAAGAAGTCCAAAAAGAATTTGTAGATGTTATTGAAGGGAAGTTGAATGCATGA
- the sufB gene encoding Fe-S cluster assembly protein SufB, protein MSNVPELEEYKFGFHDDVKPIFSTGDGLTEEVVREISRKKEEPEWMLEFRLKSLEQFNKMKMQEWGPDLSDIDFDKIKYFQRASDKPARDWDDVPDKIKETFEKIGIPEAERAYLAGASAQYESEVVYHNMKEEFQKLGIIFTDTDSALKEYPDLFKKYFSKLVPPTDNKLAALNSAVWSGGTFIYVPKGVRVDVPLQTYFRINAENTGQFERTLIIVDEGASVHYVEGCTAPTYTSNSLHAAIVEIFTHKDAYTRYTTIQNWSDNVYNLVTKRAKAYEGATVEWIDGNLGAKATMKYPSVYLDGKGARGTMLSIAFAGENQIQDTGAKMIHNAPNTSSSIVSKSIAKDGGEVNYRGQVTFAKDSAGSISHIECDTIIMDDKSKSDTIPFNEIHNSQVALEHEAKVSKISEEQLYYLMSRGLSEQEATEMIVMGFVEPFTKELPMEYAVELNRLISYEMEGSVG, encoded by the coding sequence ATGAGCAACGTACCAGAGTTAGAAGAATATAAATTTGGTTTCCACGATGATGTGAAACCGATCTTCAGTACAGGGGATGGACTAACAGAGGAAGTCGTTAGAGAAATTTCACGTAAAAAAGAAGAACCAGAATGGATGCTAGAATTCCGTTTGAAATCATTAGAACAATTCAATAAAATGAAAATGCAGGAATGGGGACCGGATTTATCAGATATCGATTTTGATAAGATCAAATATTTCCAAAGAGCTAGCGACAAACCTGCTCGCGACTGGGACGATGTACCAGATAAAATCAAAGAAACCTTTGAAAAAATCGGGATCCCAGAAGCTGAACGTGCTTACCTAGCTGGTGCTTCAGCGCAATATGAATCAGAAGTGGTTTACCACAATATGAAAGAAGAATTCCAAAAGTTAGGGATCATCTTTACCGATACAGATTCAGCGTTGAAAGAATACCCTGATTTATTCAAGAAATACTTCTCAAAATTAGTGCCACCAACAGATAACAAATTAGCAGCCTTAAACTCTGCTGTTTGGTCTGGTGGAACCTTTATCTATGTACCGAAAGGCGTTCGCGTAGATGTTCCATTACAAACCTACTTCCGGATCAACGCGGAAAACACCGGACAATTTGAACGTACGTTGATCATCGTGGATGAAGGCGCAAGTGTTCACTACGTAGAAGGCTGTACCGCACCTACGTACACAAGCAATAGCTTACACGCAGCGATCGTTGAGATCTTTACCCATAAAGATGCCTATACACGTTACACAACGATCCAAAACTGGTCAGATAATGTATATAACCTAGTAACCAAACGTGCCAAAGCTTACGAAGGAGCAACCGTTGAGTGGATCGATGGAAACCTAGGAGCAAAAGCAACGATGAAATACCCAAGTGTCTATCTAGATGGAAAAGGCGCACGCGGTACGATGCTGTCAATCGCATTCGCCGGCGAAAACCAAATCCAAGACACAGGGGCAAAAATGATTCATAATGCACCAAACACATCAAGCTCGATCGTTTCAAAATCGATTGCTAAAGATGGCGGAGAAGTGAACTATCGTGGACAAGTAACCTTTGCCAAAGATAGTGCTGGTTCGATTTCACATATTGAGTGTGACACGATCATCATGGATGATAAATCGAAATCAGATACGATTCCGTTTAATGAGATCCATAACAGCCAAGTGGCGTTGGAGCATGAAGCGAAGGTTTCGAAAATTTCGGAAGAACAGCTTTATTACTTGATGAGTCGTGGCTTGTCAGAGCAAGAAGCGACGGAAATGATCGTTATGGGATTTGTGGAGCCGTTTACGAAGGAATTGCCGATGGAGTATGCGGTGGAACTTAATAGACTGATTAGTTATGAGATGGAAGGGTCTGTTGGGTAG
- the sufU gene encoding Fe-S cluster assembly sulfur transfer protein SufU: MALSKLDNLYRQVILDHSSHPHHHGSLDASSQTIEMNNPTCGDVIELQLDIQDDIIKDIAFNGSGCSISTASASMMTDAVIGKSLTEAEQLAEDFSQLVQGNEVSDEEKLGDAAMLGGVAKFPARIKCATLAWKALEQAVENDGQGTAGQLHCE; the protein is encoded by the coding sequence ATGGCTCTCTCTAAATTAGATAATTTATACCGTCAAGTGATCTTAGACCATTCTAGCCATCCGCATCATCATGGAAGCTTGGATGCGTCAAGTCAGACAATCGAAATGAACAATCCGACGTGCGGTGATGTGATCGAATTGCAGCTGGATATCCAAGATGATATCATCAAAGATATCGCCTTTAACGGCAGCGGCTGTTCGATCAGTACCGCAAGTGCCAGCATGATGACCGATGCAGTCATCGGAAAAAGTTTAACTGAAGCAGAGCAGCTTGCGGAAGATTTCTCCCAATTGGTGCAAGGCAATGAGGTATCCGATGAAGAGAAACTTGGTGATGCAGCGATGCTTGGCGGCGTAGCAAAATTCCCGGCACGCATCAAATGCGCCACATTAGCGTGGAAAGCATTAGAACAAGCAGTGGAAAATGACGGACAAGGAACTGCAGGACAATTACACTGTGAATAA
- a CDS encoding recombinase family protein produces MIYGYARVSTTAQSLGEQLEQLKQAGVSKKNVYKEKFTGTKINRPEFTKLLSILEDNDTVVVTKLDRFARNTKEALDVIEPLLERNITIKVLNLGTIENTTIGRMIMHTILSVAEMERDMIVERTQEGKAFAKRNNPNFREGRPKAKITDDKLHAYELLKSGLSYKEISKRTRLSVSTIQRVKRSIEFDLEKEK; encoded by the coding sequence ATGATTTATGGATACGCGAGAGTAAGTACGACAGCTCAGTCATTAGGAGAACAGCTGGAACAATTGAAACAAGCTGGTGTGAGTAAAAAAAATGTGTATAAAGAAAAATTTACAGGAACGAAAATAAATCGTCCGGAATTTACCAAGTTATTATCAATTCTGGAGGATAACGATACAGTTGTAGTAACGAAATTGGATCGTTTTGCAAGGAATACTAAAGAAGCTCTGGACGTAATTGAACCGCTGTTAGAACGTAATATTACAATTAAGGTTCTTAATCTCGGTACTATTGAAAATACAACTATTGGTCGGATGATAATGCATACAATTTTGTCAGTAGCTGAAATGGAGCGTGATATGATTGTAGAGCGTACACAGGAGGGTAAAGCATTTGCTAAGAGAAATAATCCAAACTTCAGAGAAGGACGTCCTAAAGCGAAAATAACAGATGATAAGTTGCATGCTTATGAATTGTTGAAATCTGGATTGAGTTATAAGGAGATTTCTAAAAGGACAAGGTTGAGTGTGAGTACGATACAGAGGGTAAAGAGAAGTATTGAGTTCGATTTAGAAAAAGAAAAATAG